Part of the Marinobacterium rhizophilum genome is shown below.
GACTTAAGAGCTTCTTTCATAATTTCTCCTAATCTCGGTAATACCACGGTTAGATTTTATTTGAGGTTCTGAAGCTCATTCCATTTCATGATTTTCGCCTGATGCGTTTGCAGAGATTCATACATTTCTTTGACAATTGGTTTTTTTAACTCTTCGTTTAAAATCTCACCCCAGGCAAGCTCCAAACTATTAATTACATCGTCTGGTAGTCGCTTAGTAATCGTACCTTTTTTCTCCATTCGCTCAATAACTTCTGTCTGCTCAGCAGGCAAACGGTTTAATGTGTATTGGATAGTTGCTTGGCAGGCAAGCTCAAACTGAGCTTTGCGCTTGTCACTATATCCATCCCACACATCTTTGTTGATAATGAATGAGAACCAGCTCGCAGATTGGTGCCAGCCAGGGAAGTAGTTGTATTTCGCTACTTCATAGAATCCCAGCGCCTCATCTACCGTAGGGATCGCGAAGTCAGCTGCATCAACACGTCCGCGCTCAAGCGCTAGATAGGTTTCGCTACCAGGTACTAACTGAGTTGACGCACCAAGTTTCGTTAGTACCTTTGCGCCTAAACCAGACATGCGTATTTTCATTCCGTTAAAACTATCTGGGCCGGTGATTTCATCACGATACCACCCAGCAGTTTCTTGAGGTTCTATGAAGCAGGGCAAAACCATAACGTTGTGTTTTGCATATTCGCGTTGAATAATGTCGATTCCGCCACCACTCCACATCCAGGATGCCGAAACCTCTGATGTGGGGCCAAACGGTAGACCACCATAGAACTGAGCGACCGGAACTACGCT
Proteins encoded:
- a CDS encoding TRAP transporter substrate-binding protein encodes the protein MKKSTYLINTIVASLAASGPVVADKLDVASTFATSNLLGQMGVKFADNVEIATGGDVKLKLHEPGDLVPTLEVFDAVSSGAIDAGWDWMGYWSSVVPVAQFYGGLPFGPTSEVSASWMWSGGGIDIIQREYAKHNVMVLPCFIEPQETAGWYRDEITGPDSFNGMKIRMSGLGAKVLTKLGASTQLVPGSETYLALERGRVDAADFAIPTVDEALGFYEVAKYNYFPGWHQSASWFSFIINKDVWDGYSDKRKAQFELACQATIQYTLNRLPAEQTEVIERMEKKGTITKRLPDDVINSLELAWGEILNEELKKPIVKEMYESLQTHQAKIMKWNELQNLK